In a genomic window of Legionella birminghamensis:
- a CDS encoding toxin-antitoxin system TumE family protein has protein sequence MKAIDHSLENLLDLNGEIIKIDESLGLWVKFEVIKTSNRHQGIKYSLTLHDESQKRIMGFDNSHEIEYGAKRGVRPERTFDHWHYDENDQGRPYHYINAGQLLEDFWKEVDKRVEALKESK, from the coding sequence ATGAAAGCAATCGATCATTCATTGGAAAACTTATTAGACCTTAATGGTGAGATAATCAAAATTGATGAATCTCTCGGATTATGGGTTAAGTTTGAAGTTATTAAAACATCAAATAGACATCAAGGTATTAAATACTCGTTGACATTACATGATGAATCACAAAAAAGAATAATGGGCTTTGATAATAGCCATGAAATAGAGTATGGCGCAAAGAGGGGAGTTCGTCCTGAAAGAACATTTGACCATTGGCACTATGATGAGAATGATCAAGGGAGACCCTATCATTATATTAATGCTGGGCAATTATTAGAAGATTTTTGGAAAGAGGTTGACAAGCGTGTTGAAGCGCTTAAGGAGAGTAAATAA
- a CDS encoding glyoxalase superfamily protein, whose amino-acid sequence MMLSVQSVKKQAHILKTFLFEKNSNISHSSCLQAVAKINGYKDWNTMLALLTRNTENNEMSYDNNPKSYVHDVAEQLQELESYVYELARQVDHVQTKLNEHEPYILLQQGIDPWNSPD is encoded by the coding sequence ATGATGTTGTCTGTGCAATCTGTTAAAAAACAAGCCCACATACTTAAAACATTCCTATTCGAAAAAAATAGCAATATTTCACATTCATCCTGCTTACAGGCTGTAGCAAAGATAAATGGCTATAAAGATTGGAATACTATGCTAGCCCTGCTTACTCGCAATACAGAGAATAACGAAATGTCCTATGATAATAACCCTAAGTCTTATGTGCATGATGTTGCAGAACAATTACAAGAACTAGAATCTTACGTATATGAATTGGCTAGGCAAGTAGATCATGTTCAAACCAAGCTAAATGAACATGAACCATATATTTTGCTCCAACAAGGCATAGACCCTTGGAACTCCCCGGATTAG
- the cadR gene encoding Cd(II)/Pb(II)-responsive transcriptional regulator, which yields MEIRIGELAKRTRCEIVTIRYYEKEGLLPKPARSGGNFRLYGDAHVERLQFIRHCRSLDMTLGAIQALLDLRDNPNQDCGEVNALLDGHIQQVEARVEALLQLKKHLAVLRERCSGARQVEACGILQGLADCCSQAVSASNAPVA from the coding sequence ATGGAAATCAGGATTGGTGAACTTGCCAAGCGGACAAGGTGCGAGATCGTCACCATCCGCTATTACGAGAAGGAGGGGCTATTGCCAAAGCCAGCGCGCAGCGGCGGCAACTTCCGGCTATACGGTGACGCTCACGTCGAGCGCTTGCAGTTCATCCGCCATTGCCGTTCGCTCGACATGACGCTGGGAGCAATCCAGGCATTGCTGGACCTGCGAGATAACCCGAATCAGGATTGCGGCGAGGTCAATGCGCTACTGGATGGCCATATCCAACAAGTAGAGGCCCGCGTGGAAGCGTTGTTACAGTTGAAGAAACACTTGGCCGTTTTGCGCGAGAGGTGCTCAGGCGCTCGACAGGTAGAAGCATGCGGCATCTTACAAGGGCTGGCAGATTGTTGTAGCCAGGCCGTTTCCGCCTCAAATGCGCCTGTGGCGTGA
- a CDS encoding recombinase family protein, which translates to MKAGIYARVSTHDQHTLDMQIEAMKKYARARDWQIEIEVAEIGSGAKDSRPQREELINQAKRRQIDVIIVWKLDRWGRSVNDLFHTLNELNTLGVGFISLTEALDLTTATGRAMAGLLAIFAEFEREILRERVKAGIAHARTKGKNHGRPPTASLLSEKIKELDRQGMSKSEIARQLKIGRTSVRRALMVK; encoded by the coding sequence ATGAAAGCAGGAATTTATGCCAGAGTTTCAACACATGATCAGCATACTTTAGATATGCAAATTGAAGCGATGAAAAAATATGCTAGAGCTCGTGATTGGCAAATTGAAATAGAAGTTGCTGAAATTGGATCAGGTGCAAAAGATTCTCGACCTCAACGTGAAGAACTTATCAACCAAGCAAAACGACGCCAGATCGATGTAATTATTGTTTGGAAGTTAGATCGCTGGGGTCGTTCAGTCAATGATCTTTTTCACACACTGAATGAATTAAACACTCTTGGTGTTGGTTTCATTTCATTAACTGAAGCCTTAGACTTAACCACCGCAACAGGCAGAGCTATGGCAGGTTTGTTAGCAATTTTTGCTGAGTTTGAAAGAGAAATCCTTCGTGAACGGGTTAAAGCAGGTATTGCACACGCAAGAACTAAAGGGAAAAATCATGGAAGACCACCTACTGCTAGTTTACTTTCTGAAAAAATTAAAGAGTTAGATCGCCAAGGAATGAGTAAATCGGAAATTGCTAGACAATTAAAAATAGGTAGGACATCTGTTAGACGAGCGCTCATGGTTAAGTGA
- a CDS encoding Tn3 family transposase, translating to MTAIHDTAYPRLKPNPDEQELKQNFLPIKAELELLNKSTSEKSPHSRLGFMLSLKCYQCLGYHIPINTIPKPIIEYIANNIDIKVDKVKLQNYMQLKQRKRHKIIIRKFLSINECKQQRKSIMKSAGLKSASIKENLADIINDMLEELIKNNFEIPAFSTLLRLARAARAIVSSVLYQKISDQLTDETKQFFDKLLLSTSPVHDFTSGWEYLKQEMKKPSVTNIREFTDYLDQLRKWRDESPIDLSDIPEHRLDQYVAEAMALDIADMRRIKEAKRYALSAMLLYHQYAKSLDSIVTVLTRWLRKIKTDAAEALQEIRNSNQKITDQLIGSLKQVLVASKQTARTPEEKLVLIEQSLPNDIDASIEACEQYLAYADDNDLPLMLKYYQAKRHTMLRLLKQIEIKSASKDVLVEKLVEFILVHQRSHGEYVAINPEEFSNLEWIDDQWFQFITEGKTKRYTNQIRTVNKQKLELAIFRFAMDEINCADAFALNSYENDDPNKQFIPWDEFYQNLKPYAELIGKSDDPRLFVKELQVEHQQAAEKVNQNFVDNEYLNIINGEPVLKRAISKKVSQQQEKFSNLVASKMPLTDIVSVLTDVENWLGISRHLKPLSGYEPKIDDYDLRFIATSFAYGCNVGPVQAERCLKKYSRKQIAWLFNHHITELRLNKISEVIIKAYKQFELPYIWGNGESASVDGTYWDMYTNNLLAEHHIRYGKYGGIGYYHVSDQYVALFGNFIPCGVYEAMYIFDGIYESNETLRPDTIHGDTHAQNEVVFGFAYLLAITLMPRIRSFKHLNFYRPAEMNEKSYQHINDIFTSKEPNWQLIESMYYDMLRVVMSIQSGKIKASTILKKLRSNSKKNKLHQAFRELGRVVRTIFLLKYIADVDLRKKIQAATCKSEEFNDFIDWITFGKDGVIHENNSIIQQKIIAFGRMVANAVMFYTVANTTNVLNQLSAEEVKYSKDDLSILSAYFRENINRYGVFDLSRSRQTMPLQFGINRD from the coding sequence ATGACAGCAATTCATGACACCGCTTATCCAAGATTGAAACCAAATCCTGACGAACAGGAACTCAAACAGAATTTTTTGCCAATAAAAGCAGAGCTTGAACTACTGAATAAAAGCACCAGTGAGAAATCACCTCATAGCCGACTTGGTTTTATGCTTTCACTAAAATGTTATCAATGTTTAGGCTATCACATTCCAATCAACACAATTCCTAAACCGATTATCGAATATATTGCAAACAACATTGATATCAAAGTGGATAAAGTAAAGCTACAAAATTACATGCAGCTCAAACAACGCAAGCGTCACAAAATAATTATCCGTAAATTTCTGTCCATTAATGAATGCAAGCAGCAACGCAAGTCAATCATGAAGTCTGCTGGATTAAAATCTGCTTCCATTAAAGAAAATTTAGCTGACATAATCAATGATATGCTCGAAGAACTCATCAAAAACAATTTTGAAATTCCGGCATTTTCAACATTGCTGAGACTTGCACGTGCTGCTCGAGCTATTGTTAGCTCGGTACTGTATCAAAAAATTAGCGACCAACTTACCGATGAGACTAAACAATTTTTTGATAAGTTATTGCTATCCACCTCACCAGTTCATGATTTCACTAGTGGTTGGGAATATCTTAAACAAGAAATGAAAAAACCTTCTGTCACAAACATCCGAGAATTTACCGATTACCTGGATCAATTACGTAAATGGCGAGATGAAAGCCCAATTGATCTTTCTGATATTCCTGAGCACCGTTTAGATCAATATGTTGCTGAGGCAATGGCTTTAGATATTGCCGATATGCGCCGTATTAAAGAAGCCAAAAGATATGCTTTATCAGCCATGTTGTTATATCATCAGTACGCAAAATCACTTGATAGCATTGTCACTGTGCTGACACGCTGGCTGCGTAAAATAAAAACTGATGCAGCGGAAGCACTACAAGAAATCAGAAATTCCAACCAAAAAATAACAGATCAACTTATTGGCAGCCTTAAACAAGTTCTCGTCGCAAGCAAACAAACTGCCCGAACCCCAGAAGAAAAATTAGTGCTTATTGAGCAAAGTTTGCCAAATGATATCGATGCTTCAATTGAAGCCTGCGAACAATATCTGGCTTATGCTGATGATAACGATTTACCTTTAATGTTGAAGTATTATCAAGCAAAAAGACATACTATGCTTCGTTTGCTGAAGCAGATAGAGATCAAATCAGCTTCAAAAGATGTGCTAGTAGAAAAGTTAGTCGAATTCATATTGGTACACCAACGAAGCCATGGAGAATATGTTGCAATCAATCCAGAAGAGTTTAGCAATTTAGAATGGATTGATGACCAATGGTTTCAGTTCATTACCGAGGGCAAAACCAAGCGTTACACCAATCAAATTCGAACCGTTAATAAACAGAAGTTAGAATTGGCTATTTTTAGATTTGCCATGGATGAAATTAACTGTGCCGATGCCTTTGCTCTTAACAGCTATGAGAACGATGATCCCAATAAGCAATTTATTCCATGGGACGAATTTTACCAAAACCTAAAGCCTTATGCTGAGCTGATAGGTAAGTCTGACGACCCCAGGCTATTTGTAAAAGAACTACAGGTAGAGCATCAGCAAGCTGCTGAAAAGGTGAATCAAAATTTTGTCGATAATGAATATTTGAACATTATCAACGGTGAGCCAGTATTAAAGCGAGCTATCAGTAAGAAAGTGAGTCAGCAACAAGAAAAATTTTCAAATTTGGTAGCATCCAAAATGCCGCTGACGGATATCGTCTCTGTACTTACTGACGTGGAAAATTGGCTTGGTATCAGTCGCCATTTAAAACCCTTATCAGGGTACGAACCCAAAATAGATGATTATGATTTACGGTTTATTGCTACCAGTTTCGCATATGGTTGTAATGTTGGCCCAGTTCAAGCTGAACGATGCTTGAAAAAATATTCACGTAAACAAATTGCTTGGCTATTCAATCACCACATTACAGAGCTCCGTCTCAATAAAATTAGTGAAGTCATTATCAAGGCATACAAACAGTTTGAGCTGCCTTACATTTGGGGCAATGGTGAAAGTGCTTCTGTTGATGGGACTTATTGGGATATGTATACCAATAATCTACTGGCAGAGCACCATATTCGTTATGGAAAATATGGAGGGATTGGCTATTATCACGTTTCTGATCAGTATGTTGCTTTGTTTGGAAACTTTATCCCGTGTGGTGTTTATGAGGCCATGTACATTTTCGATGGGATTTATGAAAGTAATGAAACCTTACGCCCAGATACAATCCATGGGGATACGCATGCGCAAAACGAAGTGGTATTTGGGTTTGCCTATTTGTTGGCAATAACACTTATGCCCAGAATACGTAGTTTCAAGCATCTCAATTTTTATCGACCAGCCGAAATGAATGAAAAATCATACCAACATATCAATGATATTTTTACATCGAAAGAGCCCAACTGGCAACTCATAGAGTCAATGTACTACGATATGTTGCGCGTTGTTATGTCAATCCAAAGTGGCAAAATTAAAGCGTCAACTATATTGAAAAAGCTGCGCTCCAATAGCAAAAAGAATAAGCTGCATCAAGCGTTCCGTGAATTGGGACGAGTGGTACGAACCATTTTTCTTTTAAAGTATATTGCTGATGTTGACCTTCGTAAAAAGATTCAAGCAGCTACTTGTAAAAGTGAGGAGTTTAATGATTTTATTGATTGGATCACCTTTGGCAAAGACGGTGTTATTCACGAAAATAATAGTATAATTCAGCAAAAAATTATTGCGTTTGGCAGGATGGTTGCTAATGCGGTGATGTTCTACACTGTTGCCAACACAACCAATGTTTTGAACCAACTTTCTGCTGAAGAAGTCAAATATAGTAAGGATGATTTATCGATTTTATCAGCGTATTTCAGGGAGAATATTAATCGCTATGGTGTTTTTGATTTGTCCAGGTCACGACAGACAATGCCATTACAATTTGGTATTAATAGGGATTAA
- a CDS encoding alpha/beta fold hydrolase — protein sequence METNELYITIPDGKIYVKKWTPATVTEETPIILLHDSLGSVDLWRNFPKELSENLSQPVIAYDRLGFGKSDSREKLPSIEFIHEEASKYFPIIKEKLNIQEYILFGHSVGGAMSICIAALDRYCKGVITVAAQAFVEDKTIDGIKKAKEFFESSGQLQKLEKWHGEKALWVLRAWTDIWLSSEFSSWSLQNCIQHVKCPVLAIHGEDDEYGSIAFPEFIAKNTGGVGQLSIIKNCKHMPHKEQSEKVINLTKHFIQKHILSSK from the coding sequence GTGGAAACAAATGAGCTATATATTACAATTCCTGATGGCAAAATATATGTGAAAAAATGGACTCCTGCAACCGTTACGGAAGAAACTCCCATTATTCTATTGCATGACTCATTAGGCTCTGTTGACTTATGGCGAAATTTTCCAAAAGAATTATCTGAAAATCTTTCTCAACCAGTTATTGCATATGATCGGTTAGGTTTTGGAAAATCAGATTCAAGAGAAAAACTACCTTCTATAGAATTTATACATGAGGAAGCTTCCAAGTATTTTCCAATAATTAAAGAAAAGCTTAATATTCAAGAATACATACTTTTTGGACATAGCGTTGGTGGAGCAATGTCTATATGTATTGCAGCACTAGATCGATATTGTAAAGGAGTGATTACTGTTGCTGCACAGGCATTTGTAGAGGACAAAACGATAGACGGAATAAAAAAAGCTAAAGAGTTTTTTGAATCAAGTGGGCAATTACAAAAATTAGAAAAATGGCATGGAGAAAAAGCTTTATGGGTACTTCGTGCATGGACAGATATTTGGTTATCCTCCGAGTTTTCTTCTTGGAGTCTGCAAAACTGTATACAGCATGTTAAATGTCCGGTGTTGGCGATTCACGGTGAAGATGATGAGTATGGTTCGATCGCTTTTCCTGAGTTTATTGCTAAAAATACAGGTGGAGTGGGTCAGTTATCAATAATTAAAAATTGCAAACATATGCCTCACAAGGAGCAATCGGAAAAAGTAATAAATCTTACAAAACACTTTATACAAAAGCATATCCTTTCTTCAAAATGA
- the ltrA gene encoding group II intron reverse transcriptase/maturase, which produces MSPRPVGLLLQESLENQQYEEKQMTATCLTGASSANDQWSSIDWKAIESQVCRLQMRIAKAFRDKRYGKAKALQWLLTHSHSAKLLAIKKVTSNAGSRTSGVDKVRWTSAQQRLNAVNQLTRQGYTAQPLRRIYIPKSNGKKRPLGIPVMRDRAMQALHLLALEPISEITADINSYGFRPKRSCHDAISQCFLALARKTSAQWILDADIKGCFDNISHIWLLDHIPTDKIVLGKWLRSGVLDQGMLYDTEAGTPQGGIISPVLANMTLDGLEKAVKKAVSSKDKLCVVRYADDFIVTAHSKEMLEQSVKPAIEQFLSERGLQLSEEKTKITHIDDGFDFLGFNVRKYNGKLLIKPSRKSLKNLLQELREIIKCNQSSKTSDLLYKLNPKILGWCYYQRHVVSKATFSYIDTKLNEALIRWIKRRHPNKSAEWQTKKYFRSQGARKWIFSSREVNSTGQLINYDLVTAATIPIRRHLKIKAEATPFHSEYIEYFAKRKKLGHLMWP; this is translated from the coding sequence GTGAGCCCACGTCCAGTTGGTCTTTTATTGCAAGAGAGTTTAGAGAATCAACAATATGAGGAAAAGCAAATGACAGCGACTTGTTTGACTGGTGCATCCTCAGCTAATGATCAATGGTCATCCATAGATTGGAAAGCAATTGAATCACAAGTATGTCGACTCCAAATGCGTATTGCAAAAGCATTTCGCGATAAGCGATACGGCAAAGCTAAAGCGCTGCAATGGTTACTAACTCACTCACATTCAGCAAAGCTACTGGCTATCAAGAAGGTAACTTCTAATGCTGGCAGCAGGACTTCCGGTGTGGATAAAGTGAGATGGACTAGCGCGCAGCAGAGGCTAAATGCTGTTAATCAGTTAACTCGACAGGGATATACTGCGCAGCCACTGCGCCGCATTTATATCCCTAAAAGTAATGGTAAGAAACGTCCGCTAGGAATTCCTGTAATGAGAGATAGAGCTATGCAGGCACTACACTTGCTTGCGTTGGAACCTATATCGGAGATTACAGCAGATATAAATTCTTACGGATTCAGACCTAAAAGATCGTGCCATGATGCCATTAGTCAATGCTTTCTTGCACTAGCAAGGAAAACATCGGCCCAATGGATATTAGATGCGGATATAAAAGGATGCTTTGATAATATCAGCCATATATGGTTACTCGACCATATTCCAACAGACAAAATTGTCCTTGGCAAATGGCTACGATCTGGCGTCCTCGATCAGGGTATGCTTTACGATACAGAAGCAGGCACACCACAAGGGGGCATCATCTCCCCGGTGTTGGCCAATATGACACTAGACGGTCTTGAGAAAGCTGTGAAAAAGGCTGTCTCTTCAAAAGACAAACTCTGTGTGGTGCGTTATGCGGATGATTTCATTGTTACTGCTCATTCAAAGGAAATGTTGGAACAGAGCGTTAAACCAGCGATTGAGCAGTTTTTGAGTGAGAGAGGTCTCCAACTTTCTGAGGAGAAAACCAAAATCACTCATATTGATGATGGCTTTGATTTTCTTGGGTTCAATGTTCGAAAGTACAACGGCAAGCTACTGATTAAACCCAGTCGTAAATCGTTGAAGAACTTGCTTCAAGAGTTAAGAGAAATCATTAAATGCAATCAATCGTCAAAAACTAGCGATCTATTGTATAAGCTAAACCCCAAAATATTGGGATGGTGCTATTACCAAAGACACGTAGTATCCAAAGCAACATTCAGCTATATCGACACAAAACTGAATGAGGCTTTAATACGTTGGATCAAACGTAGACATCCAAACAAAAGCGCGGAATGGCAAACGAAGAAATACTTTCGTAGCCAAGGTGCCAGAAAGTGGATATTTAGCTCTAGGGAGGTTAACTCCACAGGGCAATTGATCAATTATGACTTGGTAACAGCAGCCACTATTCCAATTCGACGACATCTAAAGATCAAAGCAGAGGCTACTCCATTCCATTCAGAGTACATTGAATATTTTGCTAAACGCAAAAAGCTGGGTCACTTAATGTGGCCTTAA
- a CDS encoding helix-turn-helix transcriptional regulator, translated as MSALTKKHHTDDVAKISWHGGLYAVPIEVMERYKVTSDDKYISIDDLFSDLTQESGEPGMLLKGLRYREGLSQIDFAKKLNVSQTNLSAMENGRRAIGKELAKRIADLFEVDYRIFL; from the coding sequence ATGTCGGCACTCACGAAAAAGCACCATACTGATGATGTTGCCAAAATATCTTGGCATGGGGGACTTTATGCGGTTCCAATTGAAGTGATGGAACGTTATAAAGTTACATCTGATGATAAGTACATTTCGATTGATGATCTATTTAGTGATTTGACTCAAGAATCTGGTGAACCAGGTATGTTATTAAAAGGCTTAAGATATCGGGAGGGATTGAGCCAGATTGATTTTGCTAAAAAATTAAACGTCAGTCAAACCAATCTTTCTGCCATGGAAAATGGAAGACGTGCTATCGGTAAAGAACTTGCGAAGCGAATCGCTGATCTTTTTGAAGTAGATTACCGAATCTTTCTATGA